Part of the Candidatus Ancaeobacter aquaticus genome, CACCTACGCAGAGTTTATCCCCGATAACGAAAGGAATGAGTTTAGATAAGAACCTGATAACCTTAAATATGAAGTAGTTGAGCATCGTATTTGAGTACTTCTTTAGCAATATCGAGTGATGATTCTGGTTTTGACAGTCGAAATGCATTTTCTTTCATTTTTGTCAGCTTTTCACTATCTTGCAATAATTCGTTTACGAGTGTTGAAACATGTTTCTTGCCACTTGCGACAAGAGCGACATTCTGTCGTATTAAATAATCAGTATTTTTCATCTCCTGCCCGGGCAATGGATTTATTATTATCATAGGAAGCCCAACAGCAAGCGCTTCAGACGTTGTCAATCCACCGGGTTTAGTTACAAGAATATCTGACACATGCATAAGATCATAAATGTTTTTAACATATCCATATACCCGTACACGTTTCTTTGTTTTATTATTTCTTCGAATCATATTTTGATATAAAAGCTTATTTACGCCCGTTACAACTGCGATTTGTAATGGCACATCAAGTTTATCGAGTTCGGTAACAATCTTCTTTATTGGCCCTAACCCTTGCCCCCCACCCATAACAAGCACCAGTGGTTCATCAGCAGACAAGCCAAGTTTTTCCCGCGTTTCTTGTTTCGATACATTGCCATTAAAATATGGGCTTATAGGTATACCAAGAACTTTTATTCTTTCCTCGTAGACACCCCGTTCAATGAGGCTCATCTTTACTTCCTCGGTAGGAACAATATACAGATCAACATTATCGTGTATCCAGTAAGAATGCGCGGCAAAATCAGTTACAACGGCCACAAGCGGCAGATCTATACCTGATGT contains:
- a CDS encoding glycosyltransferase; protein product: MSNRNIFILYITKNSGHHMAARSIERGIKKLDKTVNPMTVDSFRYTNPILERVITKTYLQVIKNTPDIWDYLYDNKGFKDKTEYIRNMVYKFNSEKLKKLIAFKKPELVICTQAFPCGTISDFKRTSGIDLPLVAVVTDFAAHSYWIHDNVDLYIVPTEEVKMSLIERGVYEERIKVLGIPISPYFNGNVSKQETREKLGLSADEPLVLVMGGGQGLGPIKKIVTELDKLDVPLQIAVVTGVNKLLYQNMIRRNNKTKKRVRVYGYVKNIYDLMHVSDILVTKPGGLTTSEALAVGLPMIIINPLPGQEMKNTDYLIRQNVALVASGKKHVSTLVNELLQDSEKLTKMKENAFRLSKPESSLDIAKEVLKYDAQLLHI